Part of the Leishmania braziliensis MHOM/BR/75/M2904 complete genome, chromosome 23 genome is shown below.
GCACACGGAAGTGTTAAGAGAGTGGCAAGACAACACACTGCTCGCGTGTGGCTGATTGAATTTCGCTCTACATACCGTTCTATCCAAAagtgcgcacgcacagaagCACCGCTGCATAGCGAAGGAGAGCGACAGGCATTGTAGAACAGCACCCAACACTGGAAGTGGCGACACCCACTTCCTTGCACTCAGGAGGCAGGGAATggggcaagggggggggggtgaggccGCCACTTCCACCTCGTTCGCGCTCTTTGCGCCTCGTGAGAAATTCGCAGCTCCTCGGCGGGAACGCCTTACGCGACGTGTCACCCTGGGATGAATCCTCGAGGCGAGTTCACGTCACCAGCCTTGACACTTCACACCTTTCCCGCTCGCACACTGATCGGTTCGCTCTCCCGCTCCCTCAAAAccttggaggaggaggaaagatCCAGTTCTCCTCGTCGATAGTGATCactcaccgctgctgccacgacTCCAGCATCTGGATCTGCCGCAGAAGCGACTTGTcgtgcgcctccacctcagcTGGTCGCATATCCGGCTGTTGTGTGATAAAGCGCATCGGCCCGTCCCGAAGCAGACGCGGCTCCTTGTCGATGGGCATTGAATACGTTGTCGCCTGCTCCATACGTTCGAGGAACTCCTTCATGGCGCGCCCAGTCTCCTCAACCAGGTCCTGCGCTTGCGGTGTCTGCTCGTCCAGCATCGCGATCTCGGCAGCCGTCGCGACCATATCGACCTCGCTtgctccctcctccaccataTAAGACATGAGTCGGTAGCGATCCATCATGCGGTCGTACAGCTCGTAGCGGTGGGAAGCTTTGTAGAAGTTCGCCAGCGTAACGATGACCCGTATGTTGAACGGCTCCAGCTCCATCgcgcggcgggcagcgatAATGGCGTCGCCGAGGTTCCGCTTTGGGTCTTCCTTGTGGATAAGCAGAGCCAGCGTTTCCcacggtgcagcgcacgCGGGAAACTCAGCCATGGCCTCCATGCACAGGCGCCGCCCGAGTGCTGGCGAGtcgtgcgcacggtcgttcaCGTACTGGAAAAAGGCCTCGCGGTAGTTGGCGTCCTGATCGTCGAGGATGTCTGGCGGTTCGCTGCACTGGCTGCTCTCCGTCGGCGGCACCTCCTCAACAACGCCTTTGGGGTCCACAGTAGGAACACAACTCGCGCTGACTTCCTGCAGTGACGGTACGGGTACcctagcagcagcagcagcagcattcTGTGCCTCCACGTCAGTTGGGGCAACAGACCCGTGCCTTGCTGCAGACACACCGAGCTCGCTGCTACACTTACAGTGCAACGACGACGGTGATGGCGAGATTGCTGACAGAGGTGACGGCCTTGGTGCCGCTCTCGGCGAGGCATGCACACGAGCACGGTACACAGACGAGTTTGCCCGATAGAGCTGCATCAGCTGCTCGCATATTTTGTAGCTCTCGTGCACGCGGCCCGCACTGCGAAGTGCGGTGTGCAGCTTCACGAGCGTAAAGAAGTGAAATCGAACCGACTGCGGCAGCATCTCATAGATGCGGCGCGCCATCAGCGCCTTCAGAAACGCGATGACGAGGGAGAGCGCAAACTTTCGAGCCGCCGGGGAGATGTCGTCCGAGTCAAAGCGCACTGCAAAGTGCTGCTCATCGACAGCGCGGAAGAGCGCTTCGAGAAGAAGGCATGCGTAATCGCGGTCGAGGACTCGCACAATGGGATCCATTGCCTCGATGAAGAACCTCGAGGCGGCGCCCTCGCCGTCGGTGGAGCACTTCTGCGCGGCCGCCTCGACAATCAGGTCGGACAAGATGgacagcgccacctccaccggtGAGACCTGAGGTAGCGTCGTGTAGCGTGGCGTTGGTGCGCGGGCGACATCAGCGCCGGCCGTTatcgccactgcagcctcGGGAGACATTGATGAAGATGGTGAAGAAGATTGCTGTGGCGTGGGCGTCGACGTGGTGGGAGCGTCTGGGCTCAGTTCTGCGCAAGGCTCCTCGGCGCAATGGGCGTCGATAATCGGCAGCTTGTTGGGTGCAGTGGCCGGTTGTAGCCGCCCTTCCTGCAGTACCTTGGCGTACCCTTCGTTCAGGTAGTCCAACAGCACGCGTATTCGCGGTACCCACCCTTCGATGCCGGTGTCCAACTCCAGCAGCGACTCTATGGCGTCCACGTTAGTGACATCGTCCGCCAGGACGTCGTAGAAgaccttctccgcctcgtcaCACCGTTTCAGGCGGCGGTACGTTAGGCCCAGGAGGTAGCGCACGTGGTTCACATCAGCGGTGGTGACAATCGTCTTTTCAGGGATCAAGGCTTCGGGTGACaactcctccgcctccacggcCTGTGACAAGTACGCGTCCTCCGTCTCGTGCACAGGTGCCCGCGGTGTGTCACGGCCGGGTCTTTCAATGACCTCCGTGCCGTCCGCCTGCAGAACCACGCGGAAGGCAGGAGTGCTTGAGGGGCCAGTCTGGAAAGCGTTCTCGCGGttctgcaggcgctgctgacgctgctgccacttcAAGAGTagcagccgctgcgtgcTCATCGGCTTCTCGACCTCCCGGCCGACCACCTCGAGAAGGCCATTCAGCTCCTCGAGCAGTGCGTCtgccgcgtgctgcagctctgcctgTGTGCTTGCCTTGTTTGTCACCGTGTGTTTCAGCTCCTGAATGCGCAGAGTTGTATAGCCGGTGTACATGAGCTCCTCCCGCTCTAGCAGCTCGCGCTCGCGCTCGATCGCCTCCAGCGTAGCGGCTCCGACGCGGCTGACGCTGTCGTATCGTGGCATCGTGGTGGGGTGTGCACGAGGGTCTTGTATATAGCCAGATGGCGTCTCAGCGAGGGTGTTGCGTGTGACGTTACGCTCATAGCAGATGCGTGTGACACGCAGTAAACCAGGGTCAAGACAAACGCCGCTCCGTAAAGCTGCTTGCCCAGCACGACTACTGCGAAGTCCGCGTGCAGCTTCGTACTGTGCGTTTCTCTGATATGCCGCTGTTGATCGTGATGCGGCGCCGCGACTTTCACGCCGCAAAACTGACAACAACTCCACAAGCGCCAGCACGAATGGAGACGGAGTTGGTGGTGACGATGATGCGACTGCCTGAGAGACGGCGAGAGGGCTAGTCACCGCCATTGCCGGAAGTGAGATGATGGATGCACTACAAGAATGAAGGCGTGGGCGAAGTGGGTGGCTCATCATGAGGAAGCCAGACGAGCAGGTAGTTGGCAGAGATGCTACGTGCCCTGGCAtcgaagaagagcgagggcGGGAGTGCGGGAAATGAGGGTGAGGTTGGCGTCCAGGAGGACGAAGATGTACACCCGTCTGGAAGAAAGCGGAGGCTCGCCAACACAGTGACAAAAAGACAAGATGCCTCTGTGCAGTGGGTGTGCAGAGGCCTCTTGTAGCCACAAGGATGATTCGATAGGCCGccgacacccacacgcaggGTCAATGCGTTAGATCAAGGGGGACGGAGAACGACGGGATGAGTTGCTGAGGCACATTGGTGGAGTAGTTGGCTGCTCGCTTGTACTACTCGCTGCTTGTGTATAttcatagagagagagagaggtataCACATCGTTCCCAGATCAAAGGTCGACGAGCGTGCCTGGTGTCCCTCCTCATCTCATTGTCTCTTGGTAGAGCGATGACAATGCTCAGCGTATTCGGCTTACGCGTAGTCCTGCTCGCTTCTTCTGTTGTGGATGGGTGCATGGCATCCCTTTCTTTCTATTTCGCTTTGTTCGGTCGGTCAATGTGGAcaacaaaagagagggagaaatgGCGATCAAATGCCGCAACAGAcatgcgcacgtgcacataGAAatcggagagagaagggggagggggggtagagGGGCGTAGGTACAATACACATCGAGCTGCACACACCTGCGCACAGCACACGGCGTGCTGTTGCTTTGTCTCTTTACCTTGTCGCTTTCGCCTCACACCGACAAAGGAAAGCGACGCGtggaagagagtgaggaggaggaggtaagCTGAAGACACGCCACGCATACGTACGGGCGCACAGTGACGCACAACAGAGGCCCCCTttaaaagaaaaaaaaaggacagAGATGCACAGAGGTGTGCAGAGAGGCCCAACAACGGGGGGGCTGGGAGATGTGAGAAGCAATGCAAACCGCAACAAGGggccttcccctccctccctccctccttctccagcgaaGATGAAGCCAAGCCGCCCACTAACAACTGACTCCTTGTTTCTACAGCGTCCAACCTCTTTCGCTGTCCTCACTCTACGAGATCGCCTTTGACGGCTCACAAACAGTCAAGACTACCTTGCCGTAGTCGCCGTTCTCCTCCACAAACTTGTGCGCACtggccgcctcctccagtgGAAAAGTGCGGCTCACAATCGTAGAGATGATGCGCTCGCTCATGTAGGGCACAATCTCGCGCTCGAAGGAGGTGACGAGCTCCATCTTGTATTGGTCACTGCGGCAGTGCAGCTTGGAAAAGGTAATCTGCGCCTTCTCCCgaaagagcggcagcgcattCACTCGCACCAGAGCCCCGCCCATGAAGGCGATGACAATGAGGTGGCCATTCGGTGCGAGCACCTGGGCATTCTCGGTGAGGTACGTCCCACCAAAGACCGAATCGACAATCACATTCACACTCTCCTCACCGAAGAGGCACTTTACCTTCGGCGCAAAGGCCCAGCCAAGCTCGTCGCGCGCGTGACTCAGCGCCACGCTTGCATACGCCTTGCACTCGCCTAACTTTTCCTCCGGCGAAGTCGTGATAGCGGTTGCCCTGAAATACTTCTCCGTTATCTGCGCAGAAGCGCTACCAATGCAGCTGGCACCAGCATGAATGAGGACCCTTTGCCTCGCCTTCACCTTTCCATGGCGATTGAGAATCTGCCACGCCGTGATGAAGGCCTCTGGGATGGCGGCGGCCTCGGTGAAGGTGTACCCCTGCGGCATCGCCATCACACAACCCATGTGCGCCACGGCGTAGTCCGCGTAGCCACCgccgggcagcagcgccatgacCCGGTCTCCCTCCTTGACCCTGCCGACCACGTCCGAGCCTACCTGCTCCACGATACCCGCCACCTCGAGTCCTAGAAGGCTGTTCGCGCCGTCTGGAAGCTCATAGCGATCACGCCATTGCGAGACACCTGCACGATTCACGCCAGCTGCCATTACTTTGATGAGCACATCCGTTCCCTTCTTGACAGCCGCCTTGGGGACTTCGCCGAGGGTCATCAtgtcagcgccgccgaagcCCTTCAACACCACTGCGCGCATCATCGTTTGCCCGGCTGGTACGCCAACGtatggtggtggtagtggtggtatgtgaaaaagagagggagttgGAGAGAGCGAACGAGTAAGGGGGGGTAGGTGAGAAGGGAGTTGTCCATTTTTGAGGGAATACACACAGGCAACGGGTGtagcacagagagaaggtaCTCCTAAGAGCGGTGTGCATgcgcccgtgtgtgtgtgtgtgtgtgtgtgtgtgtgtgtggggggtaTCTGTAGTCGATAAGAAGGGAGTGGCACACACCGCGCTTTTTTTCGTCGTTgacgctccctctctctatctgtGTGCCCCTTTCACGCTATTCGGCAGAGTGTGTGGCGTGTCTCAGACACGTGATTTCACACCATGACGATGGGGGAagtggaagaagaggcagcaataagagagagagagagagacacagcTCCAGTACCCCTGCAACAtgaaaggagggaaagggaatAAAAGGGAGGTGGGGCGATGAGAGGCACGCCGTCGGTCATGCACGTGCGAGTGTGTGAAGGCGGGAGCGAAaccagcgcgcacacacacaaagcacCGAGGCAAAACGAGGCACCaacaaaggggaaaaaatgcacgcacacatgcacacacacacaccgacatgaacaaacaaacagatacatatatatatatacgaAAATAAAGGAGAAAAGGtagagaaaggagagcagcagtgctAGTGGAGGTGTCATGCATAGCGGCTTGCTCGTTAATCTCCTTATCTCCTATGCCTCCTCGGTATGCAGGGGGAGCACAGGAGATGCGTCGTTTACGTTGGGAACTGCGGATGTATGCTGAGCggtggtttttttttttggttaGGGCTAGGAGGTGCAGACCGGGGGATCGAGAACAGCGAGGCACTGACACCGACGCATGCCCCaccagggagagggggccgACTCACCGGAGTAGAAGGTCAACAGAGTCATGCATCAAGACTCCCTAAGGAACACTTTGCTTTGACTCAGGGGGGTCCTCCGCCCACTCACATGGATGTGCGCCTCGgtgtgccggtgctgctgataGGGATTCGTTCCTTTTGTTCTCGTTTGTAGGGGATGGATATTGTGCCGCATCACACCGCTGAACGAAAAGTCTTGTTCCCTCGTCTTCCCTCTGGATGGCGGCCATCGCCGGCTCTATGCATCACCGCCACACAAAACAGGTGAgtacacgcgcacgcacacgcacgcacacttCATAACACTAAAtcataaaaaaaaaatgctgAAACTGGCATTGACTCAAACGGCGCGCTCCCCCTCAGCCTTCCAATCATCTCTCCGTATCCTCAAAGGTGCTCGCTCGATAGAACTGCAGCTCTAAACAAGCACTAGAGCTCGCGCTGAAAGTGCTAGAGTGAGATGAACCGATATATATTCCGATACCATACAAGGGTAGAACACCCCGGGGAAGCGGCGTAGAGGTCGAGATGAAGTTTCACCGGAGCCGCCACCCGAAGCTGAAACCGCAGCATCAGCACGCAAACATGAATTACCAAGTCGCTCAGCaagcaagaagagagaaaaaagcgcTAAGATGacacgcgcaggcacacCTATTCGCACAGATcgaagagaggaagcgacACTCCCCCTCATCAGTGGGAGCAGAGAGcagacaacacacacacacagagagagagacacgcccAAACACACAAGGAGTGTGAGAAAAAAGCTGCTaaacgaagagaggcaggaGAAGGCGCCACAGCATGGAAACAAAAGAACAGGGCGCACAGGAATCGACCTGTCCCACTCctgcagaaagagaggcgtaCCACCCACGCAGTGAATCAGCAATGCGCACTCACctagggagagagagagactggGACACTTCAGGAGAACACAAAAAATTGAACTCACTGCGACACGCGCGCCATGGGTAAGACGGAAAAGGGCAAGTCGTGAGAAACGACCGATACCATGAGGAAGGGCGAGCAAACGAAAAGCCGAACGTGAGGCGAGTCTGTTCTAACCCAACGCAACACCAGTGAGCAAAACTCCCAAGAGCATCGTGCTCTTAGTACACCCCCTCCTTCTGACCACTTCGAAACCCACACGGCACAGCAAACGCACCACCACGCTACCCTATGGATCGCGTCTCAAGTCCCATACATCTTCCTCCTGCCACGCCCTTGCGAGCTCTGCACTCCTAAAAGCAGCCAAGCAGTACACACCGGAAAGTCAAACACGAAAAAGCAACGGACTGAGAAGACcatgaaggagagggaaggcaaAGACGCTGCGATTGGCCAGCGTGGGAGACCGACGCATCTTGCCGCACAGAGACGCCTCTCCAGAAGCAACGGCGCAAAATAAAACAAAGAACGAGTAGGCACCCGCACCGGcacgctcacacgcacacaggcacgcgcgtCATCGGCGTCAGAAGCAAAAAAGCAAAAAACACAAGCACCAGGAACAGAACCCAGCCCAAATACACCCACCACAACAACACAACGAACGATAAGAAAGAACGCCTAAAGGTTACACGCCTTTTAGCTGTATGCCCACCCAAACACCTGCGCTTCCCTTTGCAGCTCAC
Proteins encoded:
- a CDS encoding alcohol dehydrogenase, zinc-containing-like protein; its protein translation is MMRAVVLKGFGGADMMTLGEVPKAAVKKGTDVLIKVMAAGVNRAGVSQWRDRYELPDGANSLLGLEVAGIVEQVGSDVVGRVKEGDRVMALLPGGGYADYAVAHMGCVMAMPQGYTFTEAAAIPEAFITAWQILNRHGKVKARQRVLIHAGASCIGSASAQITEKYFRATAITTSPEEKLGECKAYASVALSHARDELGWAFAPKVKCLFGEESVNVIVDSVFGGTYLTENAQVLAPNGHLIVIAFMGGALVRVNALPLFREKAQITFSKLHCRSDQYKMELVTSFEREIVPYMSERIISTIVSRTFPLEEAASAHKFVEENGDYGKVVLTVCEPSKAIS